From Polynucleobacter sp. MWH-Braz-FAM2G, a single genomic window includes:
- a CDS encoding rubredoxin yields the protein MKTWQCIVCGYIYDEAKGIPEDGIPAGTVWADVPEDWECPDCGVAKADFEMVQIS from the coding sequence ATGAAAACTTGGCAATGTATCGTCTGTGGCTATATCTATGACGAAGCAAAGGGAATCCCAGAGGATGGCATCCCAGCAGGTACGGTGTGGGCTGATGTACCAGAAGATTGGGAGTGTCCAGACTGTGGCGTAGCAAAAGCTGATTTCGAGATGGTTCAGATTAGCTAA
- a CDS encoding rubrerythrin family protein: protein MARPEIKTIQNLESAFAGESMAHIKYRYFAKLARAAGDEETAKIFEATAEQEVMHAFGHLDLLYPASTITPTRALEIAIEGETYEYTEMYPSFRKTAAEEGNSAAIKEIDEQIAESKEHAEQFQAVLAKAAKRFAALANVEERHANHYKQALENAKAFATQ, encoded by the coding sequence ATGGCACGCCCAGAAATCAAAACAATCCAGAACTTGGAATCTGCATTTGCAGGTGAATCCATGGCCCATATCAAATATCGTTACTTTGCCAAATTAGCGCGCGCGGCTGGTGATGAAGAAACCGCAAAGATTTTCGAGGCAACCGCAGAGCAAGAAGTCATGCATGCTTTTGGTCACTTGGATTTACTCTACCCCGCTAGCACTATTACGCCAACACGGGCCTTAGAGATCGCAATTGAGGGCGAAACCTATGAGTACACCGAAATGTACCCATCATTTCGTAAAACAGCAGCAGAGGAAGGCAATAGTGCAGCCATCAAAGAAATTGACGAACAAATTGCAGAATCTAAAGAACACGCCGAACAGTTTCAAGCAGTCTTAGCTAAAGCCGCCAAACGCTTCGCAGCCCTAGCAAATGTTGAAGAGCGCCATGCAAATCATTACAAACAGGCCCTAGAAAATGCAAAAGCTTTTGCAACTCAATGA
- a CDS encoding hydrogen peroxide-inducible genes activator, with protein sequence MAYLPSLRQLGYFVALAKELNFTRAAQVCFVGQSTLSAGLKELEDALGVHLVERDRQNVSITPIGLEVLERAKVILAASEDLVEYAGATGKPMTATIRLGVIPTIAPFLLPTVLPEIRKRFPELKVTLREDLTANLLSRLAEHKLDFALIALPYDVSGLLVQELFDDPFWLVAKEGDPALKGKEVTLPAKMAERLLLLEEGHCLREHSLQACKRADIRKAEGLEATSLLTLLQMVESGLGIALLPGMAVKSSLLNNSELVARELASPAPKRIIALVARSSTAHIQEFNALANCIREQFGAAA encoded by the coding sequence ATGGCATATCTTCCGTCTCTGAGGCAGTTAGGGTACTTTGTTGCCTTAGCAAAAGAACTGAATTTCACGCGGGCAGCCCAAGTCTGTTTTGTTGGGCAATCCACCTTAAGTGCTGGATTAAAGGAATTAGAAGATGCTCTCGGGGTACATCTAGTTGAGCGTGATCGTCAAAATGTTTCGATTACTCCTATTGGACTTGAGGTATTGGAGCGTGCCAAAGTGATATTGGCAGCATCAGAAGATTTGGTTGAGTATGCTGGTGCGACCGGCAAGCCAATGACTGCGACGATTCGTTTGGGGGTGATTCCAACGATTGCACCATTTCTACTGCCAACCGTTTTGCCAGAAATTCGTAAACGCTTTCCAGAACTCAAAGTAACACTCAGAGAAGACCTCACTGCAAATTTGCTTTCAAGATTGGCTGAGCACAAATTAGATTTTGCTTTGATTGCATTGCCTTATGACGTATCTGGATTGCTGGTACAGGAACTATTCGATGATCCTTTTTGGTTGGTTGCAAAAGAAGGGGATCCAGCTCTAAAAGGAAAAGAAGTGACTTTGCCAGCCAAAATGGCTGAGCGACTCTTGCTACTAGAGGAAGGGCATTGTTTGCGCGAGCATAGTTTGCAAGCTTGCAAACGCGCTGATATTCGTAAAGCGGAAGGTCTAGAGGCGACCAGTTTGTTAACTTTGTTGCAAATGGTGGAGTCGGGACTGGGAATTGCCTTGCTTCCTGGAATGGCAGTGAAGAGTAGCTTGTTGAATAACTCGGAATTGGTAGCAAGAGAGTTGGCCTCACCAGCGCCTAAAAGAATTATTGCTTTGGTTGCGCGATCATCTACCGCGCATATTCAAGAATTCAATGCCTTAGCCAATTGTATTCGGGAGCAATTTGGAGCCGCAGCGTAA
- a CDS encoding alkene reductase — MSGKEIMFTPVSLGSIKLKNRLVMAPLTRMRAGTGDVPSPLAKTYYAQRASAGLIITEATQISPLGKGYPATPGIYSAEQTAAWKEIVEAVHAKGGSIVAQLWHVGRISHSSLHPEQGVPEAPSAIPAAGQTYGADWKLHDYETPKAMSLEDIARLLKEFESAAQNAKAAGFDGIEIHSANGYLLDQFLQDKTNQRTDEYGGSIENRLRLLGQVIEAVSKVFPSDKVGVRLSPYGTFNDMADSDPIALFTAVIKKLNGYNLAYVHMIEPRSTSAGGGDQVFEEAPITSEIFRSVYEGKFITAGGYDQAMGEKVLEEGLADAVAYGRLYIANPDLAERFQQGAALNPYNRATFYGGNEVGYTDYPTL, encoded by the coding sequence ATGTCAGGCAAAGAAATCATGTTTACTCCAGTAAGTCTCGGTTCTATCAAACTGAAAAACCGGCTTGTCATGGCGCCACTCACTAGAATGCGTGCAGGTACAGGTGATGTACCTAGTCCGTTAGCAAAGACGTACTACGCACAGAGAGCAAGCGCTGGGCTGATCATTACAGAAGCTACGCAAATTTCTCCTCTAGGCAAAGGTTATCCAGCAACGCCAGGTATTTATTCTGCAGAGCAGACGGCGGCATGGAAAGAGATCGTAGAAGCGGTACATGCAAAAGGTGGCAGTATCGTGGCGCAGTTATGGCACGTGGGGCGTATCTCACATTCTTCTCTGCATCCAGAGCAGGGTGTTCCTGAGGCACCTTCAGCGATTCCTGCTGCAGGACAAACCTATGGGGCTGACTGGAAATTGCATGACTATGAAACGCCGAAAGCAATGAGCTTAGAAGATATCGCTCGCTTGTTAAAGGAGTTTGAGTCAGCGGCGCAAAATGCAAAAGCTGCAGGTTTTGATGGCATTGAAATACACTCAGCCAATGGTTATTTGCTGGATCAGTTTTTGCAAGATAAGACCAATCAGCGTACTGATGAATACGGTGGATCGATAGAGAATCGCTTGCGTTTATTAGGTCAAGTTATTGAGGCTGTAAGCAAAGTATTTCCTAGTGACAAAGTTGGTGTGCGTCTTTCACCATATGGCACTTTTAATGATATGGCGGATAGTGATCCTATTGCATTATTTACTGCTGTAATTAAAAAATTAAACGGCTATAACTTGGCATATGTACATATGATCGAACCTCGCTCTACGAGTGCTGGTGGTGGTGATCAGGTATTTGAAGAGGCCCCAATTACATCAGAAATCTTCCGCTCTGTTTATGAAGGAAAATTTATTACTGCCGGTGGATATGACCAAGCCATGGGCGAGAAAGTATTGGAAGAAGGGCTGGCTGATGCGGTGGCTTATGGTCGACTTTATATTGCTAACCCAGATTTGGCTGAGAGATTTCAGCAGGGCGCCGCATTAAATCCGTATAACCGCGCAACTTTTTATGGAGGAAATGAAGTGGGGTATACCGACTACCCAACGCTTTAA
- a CDS encoding cytochrome b: MTRTKYHPASIFFHWLVFFLVVAAFVVIELKGQFPKGSEPRELCKTIHGVIGQLIFVLMVLRLMVRLTYGVPEPTNPKPVFVSFAKIMHWLLYALLLISPIFGLLYFQYGGKEIHFFGLVWPQFVTPNPEMKKLVEGVHEFLGNSLYILIGIHALAGLWQHYVIKDDTLRRMLNKAKA, from the coding sequence ATGACTAGAACCAAATATCATCCAGCCTCAATATTCTTTCATTGGCTTGTTTTCTTCTTGGTTGTAGCTGCTTTTGTGGTTATTGAACTTAAAGGACAATTCCCCAAGGGTAGTGAACCTCGAGAGCTTTGTAAAACCATCCACGGCGTTATAGGTCAGCTCATTTTTGTTCTCATGGTTCTTCGCCTGATGGTCCGCCTAACTTACGGTGTTCCTGAGCCAACAAACCCAAAACCTGTTTTTGTTTCATTTGCCAAAATAATGCATTGGCTGCTGTATGCCTTACTCTTGATATCGCCAATTTTTGGATTGCTGTATTTTCAATATGGGGGCAAGGAAATTCATTTCTTCGGCCTAGTATGGCCTCAATTTGTCACCCCCAATCCAGAAATGAAAAAATTAGTTGAAGGGGTACACGAATTCCTAGGAAATTCTCTCTACATCTTGATCGGCATTCATGCCTTGGCAGGCTTGTGGCAACATTACGTCATCAAAGACGATACACTTCGACGTATGTTAAACAAGGCTAAGGCCTAA
- a CDS encoding alpha-hydroxy acid oxidase gives MAIITNIEDLRVLHQKRTPKMFYDYADSGSWTESTYRANESDFQKIKLRQRVAVNMTNRTTKTTMIGQEVAMPVALAPTGLTGMQHADGEILAARAAEKFGVPFCLSTMSICSIEDVAERTTKPFWFQLYVMKDRGFIERLIERAKAAKCSALVLTLDLQILGQRHKDLKNGLSAPPKLTIANMINMATKPRWCLGMAMTPRRTFRNIVGHATGVGNMSSLSSWTAEQFDPGLNWGDVEWIKKLWGGKLIIKGILDEDDARLAANSGADALIVSNHGGRQLDGAISSIKALPGIVDAVGKDIEVWMDGGIRSGQDVLKAWALGARGTMIGRPFLYGLGAMGEAGVTKCLELIHNELDITMAFTGHRDIQNVTKDILYPGTF, from the coding sequence GTGGCAATCATCACCAACATAGAAGACTTGCGAGTCCTTCATCAAAAGCGCACCCCCAAGATGTTTTACGACTACGCAGACTCTGGTTCGTGGACTGAGTCAACTTACCGCGCCAATGAATCCGACTTTCAAAAGATCAAGTTACGTCAGCGTGTCGCGGTCAATATGACGAACCGCACCACCAAAACAACCATGATTGGGCAAGAAGTGGCGATGCCTGTTGCACTTGCCCCCACAGGCTTGACTGGCATGCAGCATGCCGATGGGGAAATTTTGGCGGCCAGGGCAGCTGAAAAGTTTGGCGTGCCCTTCTGTTTATCAACAATGAGTATCTGCTCCATTGAAGACGTCGCGGAACGCACCACTAAACCATTTTGGTTTCAGCTGTATGTCATGAAAGACCGTGGCTTTATTGAACGCCTGATTGAGCGCGCCAAAGCGGCAAAATGCTCCGCTTTAGTTCTCACCCTAGATTTACAAATTTTGGGTCAGCGTCATAAGGACCTAAAGAATGGTCTCTCTGCTCCGCCTAAGCTCACTATCGCCAACATGATCAATATGGCAACTAAGCCACGCTGGTGTCTAGGTATGGCGATGACGCCACGCAGAACGTTTCGCAATATTGTTGGTCATGCTACTGGTGTTGGCAATATGTCCTCCCTCTCCTCTTGGACTGCCGAACAATTTGACCCAGGTCTTAATTGGGGCGATGTAGAGTGGATTAAAAAACTTTGGGGTGGCAAACTAATCATCAAAGGCATCTTGGATGAAGACGATGCACGCTTAGCAGCTAATTCTGGAGCCGATGCATTGATTGTGTCCAATCATGGCGGCCGTCAATTAGACGGCGCAATATCTAGCATCAAAGCTCTACCTGGAATTGTGGATGCAGTGGGCAAAGATATTGAAGTATGGATGGATGGCGGCATTCGTTCCGGTCAAGATGTTTTAAAGGCATGGGCCTTGGGTGCGCGTGGCACCATGATTGGTCGTCCATTTTTATATGGCTTAGGTGCCATGGGCGAAGCGGGCGTTACCAAGTGCCTAGAGTTAATTCACAACGAGCTTGATATCACCATGGCATTTACTGGTCATCGCGATATTCAGAATGTGACTAAAGATATTTTGTATCCAGGGACTTTTTAA